One genomic region from Gloeocapsopsis sp. IPPAS B-1203 encodes:
- a CDS encoding aspartate/glutamate racemase family protein, producing MKIKVINPNTTASMTQKIAESAIASASSETEIIACNPQMGPVSIEGHYDEALSVIGILEEIKKGEAAGIDGYVIACFGDPGLLAARELAKGPVVGIAEAAMHAASLISTGFSIVTTLSRTRIIAQHLVANYGMTHFCRRIRAIDLPVLELEDENSHARKTIFDECRQALVEDGAGAIVLGCGGMADLSAQLSQELGVPVIDGVSVAVKFVEALVSLGLNTSKKGDLAYPIAKPYTGMLQGFAFMNQMPSD from the coding sequence ATGAAAATTAAAGTCATCAACCCTAATACCACTGCAAGCATGACACAAAAGATTGCTGAGAGTGCGATCGCCTCAGCAAGTTCTGAAACTGAGATTATTGCGTGTAACCCGCAGATGGGACCTGTATCAATTGAAGGACACTATGATGAAGCACTGAGTGTTATTGGCATTCTTGAAGAAATCAAAAAAGGAGAAGCTGCAGGTATTGATGGTTATGTGATTGCTTGCTTTGGCGATCCTGGGTTACTCGCTGCGCGGGAATTAGCAAAAGGTCCGGTGGTGGGAATTGCAGAAGCTGCCATGCACGCTGCCAGTTTGATTTCTACTGGATTTTCGATTGTGACAACGTTAAGTCGAACGCGGATCATTGCTCAACATTTAGTTGCAAACTATGGTATGACGCACTTTTGCCGTCGAATTCGGGCGATAGATTTGCCTGTACTCGAACTTGAAGATGAAAATTCTCATGCAAGAAAAACGATTTTTGATGAATGTCGTCAAGCTTTAGTAGAAGATGGTGCAGGAGCGATCGTTTTAGGCTGTGGCGGTATGGCTGACTTATCAGCGCAACTCAGTCAAGAATTAGGAGTTCCTGTCATTGATGGAGTCAGTGTTGCAGTTAAATTTGTGGAAGCTTTGGTAAGTTTGGGCTTAAATACGAGTAAGAAAGGCGATTTAGCTTATCCCATTGCTAAGCCATATACGGGAATGCTTCAGGGTTTTGCTTTTATGAACCAAATGCCCTCCGACTGA
- a CDS encoding class I SAM-dependent methyltransferase: MSEFDFAALFNEDYLYFYEPYLTPERNEREVNLIWNLLQLQARMTVLDLACGHGRIANLLAQRGCSVIGLDATALFLEKARKDAQVGIDVEYIQGDMQSLPWTEHFDCIINWFTAFGYFDDEDNRKVLAQAYRALKPGGKLLLELQSLYRILKEFRANAVTERDCNYLIDRTRFDVFTNRTYTKRTVIRDGQVRQMNYFVRHFTFTELRDWLLQTGFQEVQGYGNNGEPLTLDSRRMIVLAIK, encoded by the coding sequence ATGTCTGAATTTGACTTTGCCGCTTTGTTCAATGAAGACTATTTGTACTTCTATGAACCGTATTTAACACCAGAACGCAACGAGCGTGAAGTCAATTTAATTTGGAATTTGTTGCAACTACAAGCCAGAATGACCGTACTCGATTTAGCCTGTGGACATGGGCGAATTGCTAATCTACTCGCACAGCGCGGCTGTAGTGTCATAGGATTGGATGCTACAGCTTTGTTTCTGGAGAAAGCGCGTAAAGATGCTCAAGTAGGTATTGATGTTGAATACATTCAGGGTGATATGCAATCGCTACCTTGGACAGAACACTTTGATTGTATTATTAACTGGTTCACTGCTTTTGGCTACTTTGACGATGAAGACAATCGTAAAGTGCTAGCACAAGCTTACCGCGCTCTCAAACCAGGTGGTAAGTTGCTATTAGAATTGCAAAGCTTGTACCGAATTTTGAAAGAATTTCGGGCTAATGCTGTGACAGAGCGTGATTGCAATTATTTAATTGATCGTACTCGCTTTGATGTATTTACCAATAGAACTTATACCAAGCGTACTGTTATTCGTGATGGGCAAGTACGGCAAATGAATTACTTTGTACGTCACTTCACTTTTACTGAATTACGCGATTGGTTGTTACAAACTGGTTTTCAAGAAGTACAAGGTTATGGAAATAACGGTGAACCACTAACACTGGATAGCCGCAGAATGATTGTATTAGCAATTAAATGA
- a CDS encoding glycosyltransferase: MTTQMNLDRPLRVVTYTDSEGIGGAEISLGHLVAQVSDSIAATVMGTSKQVVDAIASRRPQATRVIVTPNHPWSFAAHYRALYRLRPDIIHLNLCTPWQGATGLFAALLLPNTRVVRVDQLPLRTTDPTTLLRTRMLSLRVDAHVAVGKASARQMEDFYALGRNTVISIPNGVPDIVPPQPPQPKREIVVGSVGRLDAMKAHDVLLRAIAKVEKVQVVILGEGGQRQELEQLAQKLGISDRLKMPGWVDNPRSYLANFDIFVLPSRSEGFPLAIVEAMLAACPVIATRVGSVSEAVIDGETGILVAQDDVDGLASAICHLRDNPELRWRFGQKGQEIAAKSFTAEVMATQYERLWYEVRTTASRSRLIVPRPCD, from the coding sequence ATGACAACTCAGATGAACTTAGATCGTCCACTGCGTGTAGTGACCTACACTGATTCTGAGGGAATTGGTGGTGCAGAAATTAGTCTTGGTCATCTTGTTGCCCAGGTATCAGATAGCATCGCCGCTACTGTTATGGGAACTTCAAAGCAAGTTGTAGATGCGATCGCCTCGCGTCGTCCCCAAGCAACGCGTGTTATTGTTACGCCTAATCATCCTTGGTCATTTGCCGCCCATTATAGGGCACTGTACCGCTTACGTCCTGATATTATCCATTTGAACCTTTGTACGCCGTGGCAAGGTGCAACAGGCTTATTTGCTGCGCTTTTACTTCCTAACACGCGAGTTGTACGTGTCGATCAATTACCCCTAAGAACTACCGATCCTACGACTTTATTACGAACGCGAATGCTATCTTTGCGTGTTGATGCTCATGTTGCAGTTGGTAAAGCAAGCGCCCGACAAATGGAAGATTTTTATGCCTTAGGACGCAATACAGTTATTTCCATACCCAACGGCGTACCAGATATTGTACCTCCCCAACCACCACAGCCCAAGCGTGAAATTGTTGTGGGTAGCGTCGGACGATTAGATGCAATGAAAGCTCATGATGTATTACTACGAGCAATAGCTAAAGTTGAAAAAGTGCAAGTCGTTATTCTCGGTGAAGGTGGGCAACGTCAAGAACTCGAACAACTTGCACAAAAATTAGGTATCAGCGATCGCTTAAAAATGCCAGGTTGGGTTGACAATCCGCGTAGCTACTTAGCTAATTTTGATATTTTTGTTTTACCATCACGGTCTGAGGGGTTTCCGCTGGCGATCGTTGAAGCAATGCTAGCGGCGTGTCCTGTGATTGCGACTCGTGTAGGAAGTGTGTCAGAAGCCGTTATCGATGGCGAGACTGGCATTTTGGTCGCTCAAGATGATGTTGATGGGCTGGCAAGCGCAATCTGTCACTTACGAGACAATCCAGAACTGCGCTGGCGCTTTGGGCAAAAAGGGCAAGAAATAGCAGCTAAAAGCTTTACTGCAGAAGTTATGGCGACTCAATATGAACGACTGTGGTATGAAGTGAGAACAACTGCTTCCCGATCTCGATTGATTGTACCGCGTCCTTGTGACTGA
- a CDS encoding GntR family transcriptional regulator, which produces MPLSPRSLQRNQSLQEQTYQALRTAILSGELTPGQRLIETHLAKKLQVSRTPIREALRQLQREELVVVEPNNILRVATISMIDAVQLYDCRLALEQLSVAEACENATEAQIQNLNLMVMQAEKLINSKPSQLTNFQLLDLDYRFHRLLAESSGNLWLRSLLDQVFDKMMLLRIHTIQNNRDVLEIRTEHRRIYEAVQARNADAATQAIKAHLVASKERVVREMKNLQQTRGIVQEG; this is translated from the coding sequence TTGCCCCTGTCACCGCGATCGCTCCAGCGTAATCAATCACTACAGGAGCAAACTTATCAAGCACTACGTACAGCTATCCTATCGGGTGAACTAACTCCAGGACAGCGGTTAATCGAAACTCATCTTGCCAAAAAATTACAGGTGAGTAGAACTCCGATTCGGGAAGCACTGCGGCAACTGCAACGCGAGGAATTAGTGGTCGTTGAGCCAAACAATATTTTACGTGTTGCTACCATTTCTATGATCGATGCCGTACAGTTGTACGATTGCCGACTAGCACTTGAGCAATTATCCGTAGCAGAAGCCTGTGAAAATGCGACCGAAGCTCAAATCCAAAACTTAAATCTGATGGTGATGCAAGCTGAAAAGCTGATCAATAGTAAACCGTCTCAACTAACTAACTTTCAACTTCTCGATTTAGACTACCGTTTTCATCGTTTACTCGCCGAGAGTTCAGGAAACTTGTGGCTGCGATCGCTTTTAGATCAAGTTTTTGATAAGATGATGCTTCTGAGGATTCATACGATTCAAAATAATCGCGACGTGTTAGAAATTCGGACTGAGCATCGCCGGATTTATGAAGCAGTGCAAGCAAGGAATGCTGATGCAGCAACTCAAGCGATTAAAGCTCATCTTGTTGCGAGTAAAGAGCGAGTTGTGCGAGAAATGAAGAATTTGCAACAAACTCGTGGCATTGTTCAAGAAGGTTGA
- the secA gene encoding preprotein translocase subunit SecA → MLKNLLGDPNARKLKKFQPYVTEVNLLEEDIQALSDQQLSSKTAEFKQRLDKGETLDDLLPEAFAVVREAGRRVLGMRHFDVQILGGTILHQGQIAEMKTGEGKTLVSTLPAYLNAISGKGVHIVTVNDYLARRDAEWMGQIHRFLGLSVGLIQAGMGPSERKKNYDCDITYVTNSEVGFDYLRDNMASSIQEVVQRPFNYCVIDEVDSILVDEARTPLIISGQVERPTEKYLQAAQVAAALQKEEHYEVDEKAHNVILTDEGFAAAEEMLQVKDLYDPNDPWAHYIFNALKAKELFVKDVKYIVRNDEVIIVDEFTGRVLPGRRWSDGLHQAIEAKERVEIQPETQTLATITYQNLFLLYPKLAGMTGTAKTEEAEFERIYKLEVTIIPTNRPTRRQDVSDVVYKTERGKWQAIAEECTEMHEQGRPVLVGTTSVEKSEYLSALLSQRNVPHNLLNARPENVERESEIVAQAGRKGAVTIATNMAGRGTDIILGGNADYMARLKLREYFMPRIVQPEDEDIFAVERASGLPASSSGSGQGFVPGKKVKTWKASPQIFPTQLSRELEQQLKTAVEFAVREYGERSLPELAAEDKVAVAAEKAPTDDPVIQKLREVYNALLREYEQFTSREHDEVVQLGGLHVIGTERHESRRIDNQLRGRAGRQGDPGSTRFFLSLEDNLLRIFGGDRVAGLMSAFKVEEDMPIESKMLTRSLEGAQKKVETYYYDIRKQVFEYDEVMNNQRRAIYAERRRVLEGLDLKELVIKYAEKTMDEIVDYYINPDLPSEEWDLTNLVSKVKEFVYLLADLEPNQMEDLSVSEIKTFLHEQVRIAYDVKEAQVDQIQPGLMRQAERFFILQQIDTLWREHLQQMDALRESVGLRGYGQKDPLIEYKSEGYELFLDMMTNIRRNVVYSLFQFQPQVQPAMQAPSGMV, encoded by the coding sequence ATGCTGAAAAACTTGCTGGGCGACCCTAACGCTCGTAAGCTCAAAAAATTCCAGCCTTACGTTACAGAAGTCAACCTCCTTGAGGAAGACATTCAAGCACTTTCCGATCAGCAACTTAGTAGCAAAACAGCAGAGTTTAAGCAGCGGTTGGATAAAGGCGAAACCTTGGACGATCTGCTGCCAGAAGCTTTTGCAGTAGTGCGAGAAGCGGGAAGACGAGTGCTAGGAATGCGTCACTTTGATGTACAAATTCTCGGTGGAACAATCCTACATCAAGGTCAGATCGCCGAAATGAAAACTGGAGAAGGCAAAACGTTGGTATCAACGCTTCCTGCTTACCTCAATGCCATTTCAGGAAAAGGCGTACATATTGTTACAGTTAACGACTACTTGGCACGCCGTGACGCTGAGTGGATGGGTCAAATTCATCGTTTCTTGGGGCTGAGTGTCGGCTTGATTCAAGCAGGAATGGGACCATCAGAACGCAAGAAAAACTATGATTGCGATATTACCTATGTCACAAACAGCGAGGTAGGCTTTGACTACTTGCGCGATAATATGGCTTCTTCCATTCAGGAAGTTGTACAACGTCCTTTTAACTACTGTGTGATTGACGAAGTTGATTCAATTCTCGTAGACGAAGCACGGACGCCTCTGATTATTTCTGGACAAGTTGAACGTCCAACAGAAAAATATTTGCAAGCCGCCCAAGTCGCTGCTGCGCTACAAAAAGAGGAACACTACGAAGTTGATGAAAAAGCTCACAACGTCATTTTAACGGATGAAGGTTTCGCAGCAGCAGAAGAAATGCTGCAAGTTAAAGATTTATACGATCCTAACGACCCTTGGGCACACTACATCTTTAACGCACTTAAGGCAAAAGAACTGTTCGTCAAAGACGTTAAATATATTGTCCGTAATGATGAAGTCATAATTGTGGATGAGTTCACAGGACGAGTTCTTCCAGGAAGGCGCTGGAGTGATGGACTACACCAAGCAATCGAAGCAAAAGAAAGAGTTGAAATTCAACCAGAAACACAAACTTTAGCAACAATTACTTATCAAAACTTGTTTTTGCTGTATCCCAAATTAGCAGGGATGACCGGAACAGCAAAAACAGAGGAAGCAGAGTTTGAAAGAATTTATAAGTTAGAAGTGACGATTATTCCGACAAATCGTCCTACCAGACGTCAAGACGTATCTGACGTGGTATATAAAACAGAACGAGGTAAGTGGCAGGCGATCGCCGAAGAATGTACCGAAATGCACGAACAAGGTCGCCCTGTTTTAGTAGGAACCACAAGTGTCGAAAAATCGGAATATCTCAGTGCCTTATTAAGTCAACGTAACGTACCGCACAACTTACTCAATGCCCGACCGGAGAACGTCGAACGCGAGTCGGAAATTGTAGCCCAAGCTGGTCGTAAAGGCGCTGTCACAATTGCAACAAACATGGCGGGTCGCGGAACCGATATTATTCTCGGTGGTAATGCGGATTACATGGCACGACTTAAGCTGCGCGAATACTTTATGCCTCGGATTGTGCAACCCGAAGATGAAGATATTTTTGCAGTAGAAAGAGCATCAGGTTTACCCGCATCAAGTAGTGGTAGCGGTCAAGGTTTTGTTCCTGGCAAGAAAGTCAAAACATGGAAAGCCTCACCGCAGATTTTCCCAACTCAGCTATCGCGGGAATTGGAGCAACAACTGAAAACAGCAGTAGAATTTGCTGTAAGAGAGTATGGCGAGCGCAGTTTACCTGAACTCGCGGCTGAAGATAAAGTCGCAGTTGCAGCAGAAAAAGCGCCGACTGACGATCCTGTGATTCAAAAGCTGCGAGAAGTTTATAATGCTCTGTTACGCGAATACGAGCAATTTACATCCCGCGAACATGATGAGGTTGTGCAACTTGGTGGCTTGCATGTCATTGGAACGGAACGTCACGAGTCACGCCGTATTGATAACCAATTGCGGGGACGCGCCGGAAGACAAGGCGACCCTGGTTCGACGCGCTTTTTCTTGAGTTTGGAAGATAACTTACTGCGGATTTTTGGCGGCGATCGCGTTGCGGGCTTGATGAGTGCCTTTAAGGTTGAAGAAGATATGCCCATTGAGTCTAAGATGCTGACTCGCAGTTTAGAAGGCGCGCAAAAGAAAGTCGAAACGTACTACTACGACATCCGTAAGCAGGTGTTTGAGTACGACGAGGTGATGAATAACCAGCGTCGAGCAATTTATGCTGAACGTCGCCGCGTTCTTGAAGGTTTGGACTTGAAAGAGTTGGTGATTAAGTACGCCGAAAAAACGATGGATGAAATTGTGGATTATTATATTAATCCCGATTTGCCATCAGAAGAGTGGGATCTGACAAATTTGGTGAGCAAGGTCAAAGAATTTGTTTATCTTCTGGCTGATTTAGAACCGAATCAGATGGAAGATCTTTCGGTAAGTGAAATTAAAACTTTCCTTCACGAGCAAGTACGAATTGCGTATGATGTTAAGGAAGCACAGGTCGATCAAATTCAACCAGGATTAATGCGTCAAGCTGAGCGATTCTTTATTTTGCAGCAGATTGATACTTTGTGGCGCGAACATTTACAACAAATGGATGCGTTGCGCGAATCGGTAGGATTGCGCGGTTATGGACAAAAAGATCCATTAATTGAGTACAAGAGCGAAGGATATGAGTTGTTTTTGGATATGATGACTAATATTCGCCGAAATGTGGTATACTCCTTGTTCCAATTCCAGCCGCAAGTTCAACCAGCGATGCAAGCGCCATCAGGAATGGTTTGA
- a CDS encoding GNAT family N-acetyltransferase, with translation MVVGRLIKLRARDVRMRSLPCKIRVATPQEDAIIAEHFCLMWQDIISADSVKSNWQEITLEFIEHARQDFFYQAFVAEVDSKVVGSVGCQLFAGLYPHVLTEQYRKSGYIWGVYVESAYRRQGIAKQLTLKSLEYLKSLDCTRAVLHASPLGKPVYSSLGFTQSNEMCFDLENHNLH, from the coding sequence ATGGTGGTTGGGCGGCTTATAAAGCTGCGGGCTAGGGATGTACGAATGCGATCGCTTCCCTGCAAAATTCGCGTAGCAACTCCGCAAGAAGATGCCATCATTGCGGAGCATTTCTGTTTGATGTGGCAAGATATTATTTCTGCTGACTCTGTTAAATCCAACTGGCAAGAAATCACGCTAGAGTTTATCGAACACGCACGCCAAGATTTTTTTTACCAAGCTTTTGTCGCCGAAGTTGATTCTAAAGTTGTTGGTTCTGTAGGTTGTCAGTTATTTGCTGGACTTTACCCGCATGTTCTCACTGAGCAGTATCGTAAAAGTGGCTACATCTGGGGTGTTTATGTTGAGTCAGCTTACCGCAGACAAGGTATTGCAAAACAACTCACACTAAAATCACTCGAATATCTCAAATCTCTCGACTGTACAAGAGCAGTTCTTCATGCTTCTCCATTAGGTAAACCTGTGTACTCTAGCTTAGGCTTTACTCAAAGTAATGAAATGTGCTTTGATTTAGAGAATCATAATTTACATTAA
- a CDS encoding MoxR family ATPase, whose translation MKKIEILTQNLGRTIVGKAEPIRLVLVSLLAGGHVLLEDVPGVGKTLLAKSLARSVAGKFQRLQCTPDLLPTDITGTNIWNPKTGEFEYLPGPVFTNVLLADEINRATPRTQSALLEVMEEEQVTVDGVSRRVPSPFFVIATQNPIEYQGTFPLPEAQMDRFILSLSLGYPSEAEELSMLQRLQEGITVADLQPCITLAEVAELRRSCAAVKVEKSLQRYMIELVRATREDEDIMLGVSPRGTVALHKATQALAYLCDRTYAIPDDVKYLAPHVLCHRLIPAGGRKAKSVIERLLRSIPIP comes from the coding sequence ATGAAAAAAATCGAGATTCTCACGCAGAACCTAGGTCGTACGATTGTTGGTAAAGCTGAACCAATTCGCTTAGTTTTAGTTTCCTTGCTTGCTGGAGGTCATGTACTGCTAGAAGATGTTCCTGGTGTCGGTAAAACTCTGCTAGCAAAATCATTAGCGCGTTCGGTTGCGGGTAAGTTTCAGCGCTTACAATGCACTCCTGATCTATTACCGACAGATATTACTGGAACTAACATTTGGAATCCTAAAACAGGGGAATTTGAATATCTTCCAGGTCCAGTATTTACAAATGTACTACTAGCAGATGAAATTAACCGTGCAACACCGCGTACGCAATCGGCGCTATTAGAAGTGATGGAAGAGGAACAAGTCACTGTTGATGGAGTTTCGCGGCGAGTTCCGAGTCCTTTTTTTGTGATTGCAACTCAAAACCCAATTGAATACCAAGGAACTTTTCCCTTACCAGAAGCACAAATGGATCGCTTTATTTTGTCTTTGAGTTTGGGTTATCCGAGTGAAGCAGAAGAGTTATCTATGTTGCAACGGTTACAAGAAGGCATTACAGTAGCTGATTTACAACCTTGCATCACATTAGCAGAAGTTGCAGAATTACGCCGCAGTTGTGCGGCTGTCAAAGTGGAAAAATCATTACAACGTTACATGATCGAGCTTGTACGCGCAACACGAGAAGATGAAGATATCATGCTAGGCGTAAGTCCCCGTGGTACAGTAGCATTACACAAAGCAACACAGGCGTTAGCTTATTTGTGCGATCGCACTTATGCGATTCCTGATGATGTAAAATATCTAGCACCTCATGTCTTGTGTCATCGTCTCATCCCAGCTGGCGGACGCAAAGCTAAATCTGTTATAGAAAGGCTATTGCGATCAATTCCCATTCCCTAA
- a CDS encoding gamma-glutamylcyclotransferase, with protein MALFKKVDKILGFGLISHLFLNSFDGQLLTTDMTETTSNSGTKRIFICGSALRGQPDHQNLQSAKFIKEAKTQSRYRLHAAGDGWHPAIYEVEQGGISIPGEVYELTQEQFDYLASTEPPNMYPSDIVLDNGEVLTAFLYPQELVEKYNWPDISHHGGWAAYKAAG; from the coding sequence GTGGCATTGTTCAAGAAGGTTGATAAAATTTTAGGCTTTGGATTAATATCGCATTTATTTTTAAACTCATTTGACGGGCAATTATTAACAACAGATATGACCGAGACTACTTCAAATTCAGGCACAAAACGGATTTTTATTTGTGGTTCAGCGCTACGCGGACAACCCGACCATCAAAACCTACAATCTGCCAAATTTATCAAAGAAGCAAAAACACAATCTCGTTATCGACTTCATGCCGCAGGTGACGGTTGGCATCCCGCAATTTACGAAGTAGAACAAGGAGGCATTTCGATTCCTGGGGAAGTTTATGAACTCACTCAAGAACAGTTTGATTATTTAGCCTCAACTGAACCACCAAATATGTATCCGAGTGATATCGTTCTAGACAATGGCGAAGTTCTCACTGCTTTTCTTTATCCACAAGAGTTAGTAGAAAAATATAATTGGCCTGATATTTCGCATCATGGTGGTTGGGCGGCTTATAAAGCTGCGGGCTAG
- a CDS encoding flippase, with the protein MPKLRLKLWIKRQPDLLITLVRGAGVALSVQIISIGTIYASQILLARWMGVTEYGIYDFAIALSLSLAFIAGLGLPTAVLRFIPEYRVKQDWAHLRGIIRGSWQQTLIASLITVAFSTAVLLWLALYQRLDYSQTLLIGIWIVPLIALANLLQQIIRAFQQMTLAYAPYLIIYPLVLIGIAFVWQLHQSLNSTVVISLSILSMLIVLTLQALLFQQKLNTEVEQAKPVYAMSQWWRVALPLMLFDGSSVILSQTDTLMLGVMLGAKAVGVYGAALKTSLWVNFILKAVNAISAPMIAALYAQGDRQGLQQLISTIARWMFYPALVIGIGLIIFATPMLQLFGSEFTVAKESLIILILGQLINVGTGSVGYLLMMTGHQTQAALVMGATAIVNVVLNLIGIHWLGIVGAALATAFSMMLWNFWLHTLVVKHLNVRPSILAAFQT; encoded by the coding sequence ATGCCTAAATTGCGTCTTAAATTGTGGATAAAACGTCAGCCTGACTTGCTGATAACGCTAGTACGCGGTGCGGGAGTAGCACTCAGTGTGCAAATTATTAGTATTGGCACAATCTATGCATCCCAAATTTTGCTGGCTCGTTGGATGGGAGTTACTGAGTATGGCATTTATGATTTTGCGATCGCACTGAGTCTTTCTCTGGCGTTTATCGCAGGGTTAGGCTTACCAACTGCTGTTTTACGATTTATTCCTGAATACCGTGTTAAGCAAGATTGGGCACATTTGCGGGGAATTATTCGCGGGAGTTGGCAACAAACTTTGATTGCTAGCTTAATTACAGTAGCATTTAGCACAGCTGTTTTATTGTGGTTAGCGCTGTATCAAAGATTAGATTATTCGCAAACACTCCTGATCGGTATTTGGATTGTGCCTTTGATCGCATTGGCAAATCTTCTGCAACAAATTATTAGAGCCTTCCAGCAAATGACGCTTGCTTATGCTCCATATCTAATTATTTATCCCTTAGTTTTAATTGGCATTGCGTTCGTTTGGCAATTACACCAAAGTTTGAACAGCACAGTCGTCATTAGCTTGTCAATACTGTCAATGTTGATAGTTTTAACTCTTCAGGCGTTGCTTTTTCAGCAAAAGTTAAATACCGAAGTTGAGCAAGCTAAGCCAGTTTATGCGATGAGTCAGTGGTGGAGAGTTGCACTACCATTGATGTTATTTGATGGCTCATCTGTTATTCTGAGTCAAACTGATACATTGATGCTCGGAGTGATGCTTGGAGCCAAAGCGGTTGGTGTTTATGGTGCTGCGCTGAAAACATCGCTTTGGGTTAACTTTATCCTCAAAGCCGTAAATGCAATTTCTGCTCCGATGATCGCTGCACTATATGCTCAAGGCGATCGCCAAGGATTGCAACAATTAATTTCTACAATTGCTCGATGGATGTTTTATCCGGCGTTAGTTATTGGTATAGGTCTAATTATTTTTGCTACGCCTATGCTGCAATTATTTGGATCAGAATTCACGGTCGCTAAAGAATCTTTGATCATTCTCATTTTAGGGCAACTTATTAACGTTGGGACAGGCTCAGTAGGATATTTATTGATGATGACAGGACATCAAACTCAGGCAGCATTGGTAATGGGAGCAACTGCTATTGTCAACGTCGTTTTAAATTTAATTGGCATCCACTGGTTAGGAATTGTCGGTGCTGCACTAGCCACTGCATTTTCAATGATGTTGTGGAATTTTTGGCTTCATACTCTAGTCGTGAAACATCTGAACGTTCGCCCCTCAATTCTGGCAGCTTTTCAAACGTAA
- a CDS encoding diheme cytochrome C, whose product MMQKPYWTRKRSRAAQHRRRSQFFLLVILLWSILMGWGLAIATAQPSPQQEAATEEIGTVDIVPSRYQLGQELYLENCASCHIALPPAVMPTQTWQRLLQDQQHYGVTLPQLVDPPRLLIWNYLRNFSRPLLKEEPTPYRVGESRYFKALHPNIKLPRPVDVSSCVSCHSGATEYNFRRLSPEWEASQ is encoded by the coding sequence ATGATGCAAAAACCATACTGGACTAGGAAGCGATCGCGCGCAGCGCAGCATCGGAGGCGATCGCAATTTTTTCTACTAGTCATTTTGCTGTGGAGTATCCTGATGGGTTGGGGGCTAGCGATCGCCACAGCCCAGCCTTCTCCTCAACAAGAGGCAGCTACAGAAGAAATTGGTACTGTAGATATCGTGCCGTCACGCTATCAATTAGGACAAGAACTTTATCTAGAAAATTGTGCGAGTTGCCATATTGCTTTACCTCCCGCAGTTATGCCAACTCAAACTTGGCAAAGGCTATTGCAAGATCAGCAGCACTACGGTGTCACACTTCCGCAACTAGTCGATCCACCACGTTTACTGATTTGGAACTATCTACGTAATTTCTCACGTCCTTTGCTTAAGGAAGAACCCACACCTTACCGTGTTGGAGAATCGCGTTATTTCAAAGCCTTGCATCCTAACATTAAACTACCCCGCCCCGTCGATGTCAGTAGCTGTGTGAGCTGCCATTCTGGTGCAACAGAATACAATTTTCGGCGTCTATCACCTGAGTGGGAAGCATCACAGTAA